Proteins from a genomic interval of Phycisphaerae bacterium:
- a CDS encoding 1,2-phenylacetyl-CoA epoxidase subunit B — translation MDTQWPVFEVFHQTSRGEPHVHVGSIHAPDAETALMLAKEQFGRRQACVNLWVVPVEAVVSTDYADADLFQPGTDKSYREAFGYETTKRAKAVGDASEI, via the coding sequence ATGGATACCCAATGGCCGGTCTTTGAAGTCTTCCACCAGACGTCGCGCGGGGAGCCGCACGTGCACGTCGGGTCGATCCATGCGCCGGATGCGGAGACGGCGCTGATGCTGGCCAAGGAGCAGTTCGGCCGGCGGCAGGCGTGCGTGAATCTGTGGGTCGTGCCGGTGGAGGCCGTGGTCAGCACCGACTACGCGGACGCCGACCTGTTTCAGCCGGGGACGGACAAGAGCTATCGCGAGGCGTTCGGGTATGAGACGACGAAGCGGGCGAAAGCGGTAGGCGATGCTTCGGAGATTTGA
- a CDS encoding TetR/AcrR family transcriptional regulator, whose product MSGLALDKKDQIHRVACRLFREQGFHGASVRDIAEEVGLVGGSLYAHIESKDDVLWEIVDAAADRFFAALRPIVEANLAIVQKLRQAIVAHVEVIAGDLDAAAVYTVEWRHLAPERRKVFTKRRDEYEALFRRLVREAMQQGFIATADEAMATRFILSSLNYLFTWYKPDGRMTPDEVGRMMADYILDGLKRRTA is encoded by the coding sequence ATGTCTGGACTCGCCCTCGACAAGAAGGATCAGATTCATCGCGTTGCGTGCCGGCTCTTTCGGGAGCAGGGCTTTCACGGCGCGAGTGTCCGCGACATCGCTGAGGAAGTTGGCCTCGTTGGAGGCAGCCTGTACGCGCACATCGAGAGCAAGGATGACGTCTTGTGGGAGATTGTCGATGCCGCGGCGGATCGTTTTTTCGCGGCGCTGCGGCCGATCGTCGAGGCCAACCTTGCCATTGTTCAAAAGCTCCGCCAGGCGATCGTCGCGCACGTCGAAGTGATCGCGGGCGATCTGGATGCGGCGGCGGTGTACACGGTGGAGTGGCGGCACCTGGCTCCCGAACGGCGCAAGGTCTTTACGAAGCGGCGCGACGAATACGAGGCCCTGTTTCGCCGGCTGGTTCGCGAGGCGATGCAGCAGGGGTTCATTGCGACGGCCGACGAGGCGATGGCCACGCGATTCATCCTCTCGTCGCTGAATTACCTGTTTACCTGGTACAAGCCGGATGGCCGGATGACGCCGGACGAGGTGGGGCGGATGATGGCGGATTACATACTGGATGGGTTGAAGCGGAGGACGGCGTGA
- the paaA gene encoding 1,2-phenylacetyl-CoA epoxidase subunit PaaA, which translates to MNPNLMNDRPGDPGYEEHLAAFEARIAQGDKVEPGDWMPRDYRDQLIRLIHVHANSEICGALPEGTWIPHAPSLKRKLALVAKVQDEVGHGQLLYRAAETLGKPREEMIDELISGKAKYSNVFHYPAETWADVCVIAWLIDAAAIVNQAMMAEGSYGPYARALKRICYEEAFHLTHGYDMCISLATGTKLQREMLQDAVNRWWKPIMMFHGPADKESTHTAQLMRWKIKLKTNDEQRQEFLRKYVPKMINLGIKIPAEWEMRYDEKARAWRYKEPDWEEFKTVVRGNGPVSAKRLETRRLAHEHGRWIREALTAAAEGRRVPMPGVN; encoded by the coding sequence ATGAACCCGAACCTCATGAATGACCGACCGGGTGATCCGGGGTATGAGGAGCATCTGGCGGCGTTCGAGGCGCGGATCGCGCAGGGCGACAAGGTGGAGCCCGGCGACTGGATGCCGCGGGACTATAGAGATCAACTGATACGCCTCATCCACGTCCACGCGAACAGCGAAATCTGCGGGGCGCTCCCGGAAGGGACGTGGATTCCGCACGCGCCGAGCCTGAAGCGCAAGCTGGCCCTCGTGGCGAAGGTGCAGGATGAGGTGGGGCACGGCCAACTCCTCTATCGTGCCGCCGAGACGCTGGGCAAGCCGCGCGAGGAGATGATCGATGAACTGATCTCCGGCAAGGCGAAATATTCCAACGTGTTTCACTATCCGGCGGAGACGTGGGCGGATGTCTGCGTGATCGCGTGGCTGATCGACGCGGCGGCGATTGTGAATCAGGCCATGATGGCCGAGGGGTCGTACGGGCCCTACGCCCGGGCACTGAAGCGCATCTGTTATGAAGAGGCGTTTCATCTGACGCACGGTTACGACATGTGCATCTCGCTGGCGACGGGTACGAAGCTCCAGCGGGAGATGCTCCAGGACGCGGTCAATCGCTGGTGGAAGCCGATCATGATGTTCCACGGGCCGGCGGATAAGGAATCGACGCACACGGCGCAGCTTATGCGCTGGAAGATCAAGCTCAAAACCAACGACGAGCAGCGGCAGGAGTTTCTGCGCAAGTACGTGCCGAAGATGATCAACCTGGGGATCAAGATCCCGGCGGAGTGGGAGATGCGCTACGACGAAAAGGCGCGGGCGTGGCGGTACAAGGAGCCGGATTGGGAAGAGTTCAAGACGGTCGTGCGGGGCAACGGACCGGTCAGCGCGAAGCGGCTGGAGACGCGGCGGCTGGCGCATGAGCATGGGCGGTGGATACGGGAGGCGCTGACGGCGGCCGCCGAAGGGCGACGCGTGCCGATGCCGGGAGTGAATTAA